One part of the Perognathus longimembris pacificus isolate PPM17 chromosome 10, ASM2315922v1, whole genome shotgun sequence genome encodes these proteins:
- the LOC125358483 gene encoding LOW QUALITY PROTEIN: HIV Tat-specific factor 1 homolog (The sequence of the model RefSeq protein was modified relative to this genomic sequence to represent the inferred CDS: inserted 6 bases in 3 codons; deleted 1 base in 1 codon) — MSANSLDKDDEFDEQLPMQESYGDIHNDPNGETDSLGPQLADSPYEWDQDKKAWFPKITEDFIAAYQANYGFSNDGAASSFAGVQESCSQPVEEPPQRKTPEPADPKKKGEKRKTDSGWFHVEEDKNTNVYVSGLPPDITLDEFIQLMSKFGIIMRDPQTEEFKVKLYKDNQGNLKGDGLCCYLKRESVALALKLLDEDEIRGYKLHVEVAEFHQKGDYDASKKKKKCRDFKKKLFLQQKELDWRPERRPGPSRMRHERVVILKNMFHPMDFENDPLVLNEIREDLQVECSKFGQVKTLFLFDRHPDGVASVSFRDPKEADNCIQILDGRWFGGRQITAQAWDGTTDYRVEETSREREERLRGWEAFLNAPEADRGLQCPNSACALERTGPSRVRQCPYTSNVNAQEASTRMAFIEPIEEKKSVKIENREEFGEAALGKDAKEDGPEKEMKESSPPKESEGACPKTECKARCTKKGLEDDSTEEVKENGSEXESKKKEKNDCEGNGLPQDSRDGDPNNESEECNLNNELEEEDSEKESDEDCPGRQSEEGAKKETDQNGLDKDAERTALTELEENDTDKPKFDEGSERALEEEGADKDSEEKEEGVCEKVFDNEKEEKEDVNEKGEDSDEKKKISQMXKLEEDDLKEDEDDNEKLFEDNSFIEKSFDDDEGSNKKLLGDSDXQGTLVTVKADGPLSTGSSFILGHDDNKDNEENDNEDVQFLTLAFRNSPPSPSACASWSLSVVLDEHVYSGRVHNAVCVEIFYCYLYVFL, encoded by the exons ATGAGCGCCAACAGTTTGGATAAAGATGACGAGTTTGATGAGCAGTTGCCAATGCAGGAATCGTACGGAGACATCCATAACGATCCCAACGGAGAAACGGATTCTTTGGGGCCGCAACTGGCCGATAGTCCGTATGAGTGGGACCAGGATAAGAAGGCTTGGTTCCCCAAGATCACTGAAGACTTCATTGCTGCCTATCAGGCTAATTATGGCTTCTCTAATGACGGTGCAGCTAGCTCTTTTGCCGGTGTCCAGGAATCCTGTAGTCAGCCTGTAGAAGAACCTCCACAAAGAAAAACCCCTGAGCCTGCTGATCccaaaaagaagggagaaaaaagaaagaccgaCTCAGGATGGTTCCATGTGGaagaagacaaaaatacaaaTGTGTATGTGTCGGGCTTGCCTCCAGACATTACACTGGATGAATTCATACAGCTTATGTCCAAGTTTGGCATCATTATGAGAGATCCTCAGACAGAAGAATTTAAAGTTAAACTCTACAAAGATAATCAAGGAAATCTGAAAGGAGATGGGCTTTGCTGTTATTTGAAGAGAGAATCTGTGGCACTTGCATTGAAGCTTTTGGATGAAGATGAAATTAGAGGCTACAAGCTGCATGTAGAGGTGGCAGAGTTTCATCAGAAAGGGGACTATGATGcctcaaaaaagaagaagaagtgcaGAGATTTTAAGAAGAAGCTGTTTCTTCAGCAAAAGGAGTTGGATTGGAGACCTGAGAGGAGACCTGGACCATCTCGAATGCGCCATGAGCGAGTTGTCATCCTCAAAAATATGTTTCACCCAATGGATTTTGAGAATGATCCATTAGTGCTGAATGAGATCAGAGAAGATCTTCAAGTTGAATGTTCAAAGTTTGGACAAGTTAAGACACTCTTTCTCTTTGACAGGCACCCAGATGGTGTAGCCTCTGTGTCCTTTAGGGATCCCAAGGAAGCTGATAATTGTATTCAAATCCTTGATGGAAGGTGGTTTGGTGGCCGTCAAATTACTGCCCAAGCATGGGATGGAACTACTGATTATCGGGTAGAGGAGACctcaagagaaagggaggagaggttgaGAGGATGGGAAGCATTCCTCAATGCTCCAGAGGCAGACAGAGGCCTGCAGTGTCCAAATTCTGCCTGTGCTCTAGAAAGGACAGGGCCTTCAAGAGTAAGGCAGTGCCCATACACATCTAATGTGAATGCTCAAGAGGCTTCAACTAGAATGGCATTTATAGAACCTATTGAGGAGAAGAAGTCTGTAAAGATAGAAAATAGGGAAGAATTTGGAGAAGCTGCTTTAGGGAAAGATGCTAAAGAAGATGGGCCtgagaaagagatgaaagaaagctCTCCTCCCAAAGAGTCAGAAGGAGCCTGCCCCAAGACAGAGTGTAAAGCAAGGTGCACAAAGAAAGGGCTTGAAGATGATTCTACTGAAGAGGTGAAAGAGAATGGCTCTGA AGAgtctaagaagaaagaaaaaaatgattgtgAAGGGAATGGCCTTCCACAAGATTCAAGAGATGGAGACCCCAACAACGAATCTGAAGAATGCAACCTCAACAATGAGCTGGAAGAGGAAGACTCAGAGAAAGAATCTGATGAAGACTGCCCTGGTAGGCAGTCTGAAGAAGGCGCCAAAAAAGAAACAGACCAAAATGGTCTGGATAAAGATGCTGAGAGGACAGCTCTCACAGAGTTAGAAGAAAATGACACTGACAAGCCCAAATTTGATGAAGGGTCTGAGAGAGCGCTGGAGGAGGAAGGCGCTGACAAAGactcagaagaaaaggaagaaggtgtGTGTGAGAAGGTTTTTGATaatgagaaagaggagaaagaagatgtaAATGAAAAAGGTGAAGATTCTgatgagaagaaaaagataagcCAAAT AAAACTTGAAGAAGATGATCTTAAGGAAGATGAAGATGACAATGAGAAATTGTTTGAG GATAACAGTTTCATTGAGAAGTCATTCGATGATGATGAGGGTTCCAATAAGAAGTTGTTGGGTGATTCTGA GCAAGGGACCCTGGTGACTGTGAAGGCAGATGGGCCTCTGTCCACAGGCAGCAGCTTTATTCTTGGTCATGACGATAACAAAGACAATGAAGAGAACGACAATGAGGATGTTCAATTCCTTACTCTTGCTTTTAGGAACAGCCCTCCATCTCCATCTGCCTGTGCTTCATGGTCGTTATCAGTAGTGTTAGATGAACATGTATATAGTGGTAGGGTGCATAATGCAGTATGTGttgaaattttttattgttacctTTATGTCTTCCTATAG